A genomic segment from Glycine soja cultivar W05 chromosome 18, ASM419377v2, whole genome shotgun sequence encodes:
- the LOC114397106 gene encoding agamous-like MADS-box protein AGL29 has translation MGRRKIQIAVVKDPNTRQVTFSKRRTGLFKKANELSILCGVEIAIVVFSIGNKPYSFGHPSVDVVVTKFLQHATNSNDALGSNNSSNEVVGDMERLNQQLSDLQTQILEEEIKGTKHDERLKQHEVTQVFQYKELQGLCLELQRKVKDYVDEIEVSECMLLLAQEPVVGVRKQPWVALISARYSEMGEKGTITIVVHVAIVVAQD, from the exons ATGGGTCGTCGTAAGATTCAAATTGCAGTGGTGAAAGACCCTAATACAAGGCAAGTAACATTTTCCAAGCGTCGAACAGGTTTGTTCAAAAAGGCGAATGAATTGTCCATCTTGTGTGGAGTAGAAATTGCTATCGTTGTGTTCTCTATTGGAAACAAACCTTACTCTTTTGGGCACCCAAGTGTTGATGTTGTTGTGACTAAATTTCTTCAACATGCGACCAATTCAAATGATGCCCTTGGAAGCAACAATTCTTCAAATGAAGTTGTTGGTGACATGGAAAGGCTGAATCAACAATTATCTGATCTTCAGACCCAAATACTCGAGGAGGAAATTAAGGGTACAAAGCATGATGAGAGACTAAAACAACATGAAGTGACACAAGTCTTTCAATATAAAGAATTGCAAGGTTTGTGTTTAGAGCTCCAACGTAAGGTGAAGGACTATGTTGATGAAATTGAGGTGTCGGAGTGTATGTTGCTTCTTGCACAAGAACCTGTAGTAGGAGTAAGAAAACAA CCTTGGGTTGCTCTCATCTCTGCTAGATATAGTGAGATGGGAGAGAAAGGAACAATAACG